One window of Cataglyphis hispanica isolate Lineage 1 chromosome 12, ULB_Chis1_1.0, whole genome shotgun sequence genomic DNA carries:
- the LOC126853545 gene encoding serine-threonine kinase receptor-associated protein, giving the protein MANLRQTPLTCSGHTRPVVHLAFSDVTESGYYLISACKDGSPMLRQGDTGDWIGTFVGHKGAVWGVALNPQATRAATGAADFNAKVWDAIKGEEIHSFQHKHIVKSVNFSTDSNHLCTGSYEKLIRIYDLNKPEATPQIFSGHTSGIRHVTFFDNNSALITCADDKTLRVWDRNSGQEIKRLDFPAIPSSMEVSKDGSIITTTHSNIVTFWNSKELTKIKEFTVPTQVNSASLHPDCNMFVCGGEDFKMYKFDYNTGAELESFKGHFGPVHCVRFSPDGELYASGSEDGTLRLWQTIVGKTYGLWRCVEQTPAIQENTVMVNNKQEVPAN; this is encoded by the exons ATGGCCAATTTACGACAAACACCGCTAACATGTAGCGGACACACGAGGCCCGTGGTTCATCTCGCCTTCTCTGATGTCACCGAGTCCggatattatcttatttcggCATGCAAAG atGGCAGTCCTATGTTGCGACAAGGTGATACTGGGGATTGGATCGGTACATTTGTAGGACATAAAGGGGCAGTGTGGGGTGTAGCGCTAAATCCACAGGCTACTCGAGCTGCAACTGGTGCAGCTGATTTCAATGCTAAAGTTTGGGATGCAATTAAGGGAGAAGAAATCCATTCTTTTCAACACAAACATATTGTTAAATCGGTCAACTTTAGTACAGACTCCAATCATTTATGTACTGGCTCTTATGAAAAGCTCATACGCATTTATGATCTTAATAAACCAGAAGCAACTCCACAA atattttcagGTCATACAAGTGGTATTAGGCATGTCACTTTCTTCGATAATAACTCTGCCTTAATTACTTGTGCAGATGATAAGACATTAAGAGTATGGGACAGAAATAGTGGGCAAGAAATTAAGAGATTAGATTTTCCTGCAATTCCAAGTTCTATGGAGGTATCTAAGGATGGTAGCATCATTACTACAACTCACTCTAATATTGTTACCTTTTGGAATAGTAAaga aTTAACTAAGATAAAGGAATTTACGGTTCCGACTCAAGTTAATAGTGCCAGCTTACATCCGGATTGTAATATGTTTGTTTGTGGTGGGGAAGACTTTAAAATGTACAAGTTTGACTATAATACAGGTGCAGAACTAG AGTCATTTAAGGGACACTTTGGACCTGTACATTGTGTACGCTTTTCACCGGATGGTGAATTGTATGCCAGTGGATCTGAGGACGGTACCTTGAGATTATGGCAGACGATAGTTGGCAAAACCTATGGACTTTGGCGTTGCGTAGAGCAAACGCCTGCGATACAAGAAAACACCGTCATGGTCAATAATAAACAAGAAGTTCCTGCCAATTAA